A window from Rhizosphaericola mali encodes these proteins:
- the ytxJ gene encoding bacillithiol system redox-active protein YtxJ translates to MNWINLTEEAQLEEINKNSAVKPQVIFKHSTRCSISKTAWNRVEKSDNLPDADYYYLDLITYRDISNKIPEIYGIEHESPQVIVIKDGKASYDADHFDITVDDLSEAIA, encoded by the coding sequence ATGAATTGGATTAATCTTACAGAAGAAGCACAATTGGAAGAGATAAATAAAAATTCCGCTGTAAAACCACAGGTGATATTCAAACATAGCACGCGTTGTAGCATCAGTAAAACAGCTTGGAATAGAGTTGAAAAATCTGACAATCTGCCGGACGCAGATTATTACTATTTGGACTTAATTACCTACAGAGACATCTCCAATAAAATACCAGAAATCTATGGTATCGAACATGAATCGCCACAAGTGATCGTAATCAAAGATGGTAAGGCAAGTTACGATGCAGACCATTTTGACATTACGGTAGATGATCTTTCTGAAGCCATCGCATAA
- a CDS encoding UDP-N-acetylmuramate--L-alanine ligase: MKIHFISIGGSVMHQLAIALKRKGYQVTGSDDEIFEPAKSNLLNEGILPKEIGWNPANITADLDAVILGMHAREDNPELIKAKELGLKIYSFPEYIYEESKDKKRVVVGGSHGKTTTTAMIMHVLRHLHKDFDYMVGAKLEGFDQSVNITDAPVIVCEGDEYPASTLNKHPKFHFLFPHIAVITGIAWDHINVFPTFEIYLEQFRIYIDKIEKGGILIYNTADETLKKLVEEHHRTDIRYQPYHIPTHHIDNGITYVNIDGVEKELSVFGNHNLLNLYAAWYVSKELGITISDFLDAISSFTGASKRLELIAHNANTNVYRDFAHAPSKVKASMQAVKDQFPNRKLVAVLELHTYSSLNEAFLVQYQGALDKADEAVVFYAKHALAIKHMPDLPKEKVWEGFGSNKNVTVLNDKADLDAWLHQHIYQNANLLLMSSGDYDGLDIKAFANEITK, encoded by the coding sequence ATGAAAATCCATTTTATATCTATTGGAGGCAGTGTCATGCATCAGTTGGCAATTGCTTTAAAAAGAAAAGGATACCAAGTTACAGGTTCGGATGATGAAATATTTGAACCTGCAAAATCCAATCTTTTGAATGAAGGAATTTTACCTAAAGAAATTGGTTGGAATCCTGCAAATATTACAGCAGATTTGGATGCAGTAATTTTGGGTATGCACGCACGCGAAGACAATCCAGAATTGATCAAAGCAAAAGAATTAGGTTTAAAAATCTATTCTTTCCCAGAATATATATACGAAGAAAGTAAGGATAAAAAACGTGTTGTCGTTGGTGGTAGTCATGGTAAAACGACAACGACAGCGATGATTATGCACGTGCTTCGTCATTTGCATAAAGATTTCGACTATATGGTCGGTGCCAAATTGGAAGGATTTGACCAAAGTGTCAATATCACAGACGCGCCGGTGATTGTATGCGAAGGAGACGAATATCCTGCAAGTACCTTAAATAAACATCCGAAATTTCATTTTCTCTTCCCACACATCGCTGTAATTACTGGGATTGCTTGGGATCATATTAATGTATTTCCAACTTTCGAAATCTATTTGGAACAATTTAGAATCTATATAGATAAGATTGAAAAAGGTGGTATATTGATATATAATACGGCGGATGAAACGCTGAAAAAATTAGTTGAGGAGCATCATCGCACAGATATTCGCTATCAACCGTACCATATTCCTACGCATCATATTGACAACGGAATTACCTACGTAAATATCGATGGCGTAGAAAAAGAATTGAGCGTTTTTGGCAATCATAATTTGCTTAATTTGTACGCGGCATGGTATGTATCTAAAGAATTAGGAATTACGATTTCCGACTTTTTAGATGCAATTAGTTCGTTTACAGGCGCTTCCAAACGTTTGGAATTAATAGCACACAATGCTAATACCAATGTTTATCGTGATTTTGCACATGCGCCGAGCAAAGTAAAAGCGTCGATGCAAGCGGTAAAAGATCAATTTCCCAATAGAAAATTGGTCGCAGTTTTAGAATTGCACACGTATAGCAGTTTGAATGAAGCATTTTTGGTTCAATATCAAGGTGCTTTGGATAAAGCGGATGAAGCAGTTGTTTTTTACGCAAAACACGCGCTTGCGATCAAGCATATGCCTGATTTGCCTAAAGAAAAAGTTTGGGAAGGATTTGGAAGTAATAAAAATGTAACTGTTTTGAATGATAAAGCAGATTTAGATGCATGGTTACACCAACACATTTATCAAAATGCCAATTTGCTTTTGATGAGTAGTGGTGACTATGATGGATTAGATATAAAGGCATTTGCCAACGAAATAACGAAGTAG